One genomic segment of Salmo trutta chromosome 8, fSalTru1.1, whole genome shotgun sequence includes these proteins:
- the syt4 gene encoding synaptotagmin-4 isoform X1 — MAPMVTKEMQFAEVPVSVAVVSVFGLVSCVSIFAWICCQRKNTKSQETTPYKFMHMLKGSDIYPESLSDKKLDSKTDVNGNCNVNSNNGKQQQQQQQQVASSPAGGRTALHLDLEKQDLNDNFTITTKPPHPNVQIHTKVRSSPDLDLPSPHPGFTQPGVRDLALVSPTSGSLSSQATTHTHTHTQGDEDQDKPQDGGPDVGLGTLHFSLEYNSEKKAFVVHIKEAHGLTPTDEQSLTSDPYIKLTLLPEKKHRVKTRVLRKTLDPVFDETFSFYGIPMVRVQELSLHFMVLSFDRFSRDEVIGEMLIPLAGIDLMEGRVLMSREIIKKNVKRSAGRGELLLSLCYQSTTSTLTVVVLKARHLLKTDNHRPSDPYVKVNLFKGKKRVSKKKTHVKKCSPNPVFNELFVFDMASQEGLKETSVELLLMDSESPPTRRGDSSRSSPNPILGRLILGTAAAGTPGEHWREICDHPRRQIAKWHILSED; from the exons ATGGCTCCAATGGTGACGAAAGAAATGCAGTTCG CAGAGGTGCCGGTGAGTGTTGCCGTGGTGAGTGTGTTTGGCCTAGTGTCCTGCGTCTCCATCTTCGCATGGATCTGCTGCCAACGTAAGAACACCAAGTCCCAGGAGACAACACCCTACAAGTTCATGCACATGCTCAAAGGCAGTGACATCTACCCAGAGAGCCTCAGCGACAAGAAGTTAGACAGCAAGACCGACGTGAACGGAAACTGTAATGTCAACAGCAACAatggtaaacaacaacaacaacaacaacaacaagtggCCTCCAGCCCAGCAGGGGGCAGAACGGCCCTCCACCTCGACCTGGAAAAACAAGACCTGAACGATAACTTCACCATCACCACCAAACCTCCACACCCCAACGTCCAGATCCACACCAAGGTCCGCAGCTCCCCAGACTTGGATCTTCCCTCGCCCCACCCAGGGTTCACCCAACCTGGGGTTAGAGACCTGGCCCTGGTCTCCCCCACCAGCGGCAGTCTCTCCAGCCAGGccaccacccacacccacacccacacccaagGGGACGAGGACCAGGACAAACCCCAGGACGGAGGCCCCGATGTCGGCCTTGGGACCCTCCACTTCTCCCTGGAGTACAACTCAGAGAAGAAGGCCTTTGTGGTTCACATTAAAGAGGCCCACGGGCTGACTCCGACCGACGAGCAGTCCCTGACTTCTGACCCCTACATCAAGCTGACCCTGCTGCCTGAGAAGAAGCACCGGGTCAAGACCCGCGTCCTGAGGAAGACTCTGGACCCGGTGTTCGACGAGACCTTCAGCTTCTATGGGATCCCAATGGTCCGCGTGCAGGAGCTGTCGCTCCACTTCATGGTGCTCAGCTTCGATAGGTTCTCCCGTGATGAGGTTATCGGCGAGATGCTCATCCCATTGGCCGGGATCGACCTGATGGAGGGGCGTGTCCTGATGAGCCGCGAGATCATCAAGAAGAATGTCAAG AGGAGTGCAGGTCGAGGGGAGCTGCTGTTGTCTCTCTGTTACCAGTCTACCACCAGTACTCTAACAGTCGTGGTGCTGAAGGCTCGCCACCTGCTAAAGACCGACAACCACAGGCCCTCAG acCCATATGTGAAAGTCAACCTCTTCAAAGGGAAGAAGCGTGTCAGTAAAAAGAAGACCCATGTGAAAAAGTGTTCCCCCAACCCTGTGTTCAACGAGCTGTTTGTGTTCGACATGGCCTCCCAGGAGGGGCTGAAGGAGACCAGCGTAGAGCTCCTGCTCATGGACTCTGAGTCTCCACCAACCAGGCGGGGGGACTCCTCCCGCTCCTCCCCCAATCCCATCTTGGGGCGCCTGATCCTGGGTACGGCTGCTGCCGGTACCCCTGGGGAGCACTGGAGGGAGATCTGCGACCACCCGCGCCGGCAGATTGCCAAGTGGCACATCCTGTCCGAAGACTAG
- the syt4 gene encoding synaptotagmin-4 isoform X2 — MAPMVTKEMQFEVPVSVAVVSVFGLVSCVSIFAWICCQRKNTKSQETTPYKFMHMLKGSDIYPESLSDKKLDSKTDVNGNCNVNSNNGKQQQQQQQQVASSPAGGRTALHLDLEKQDLNDNFTITTKPPHPNVQIHTKVRSSPDLDLPSPHPGFTQPGVRDLALVSPTSGSLSSQATTHTHTHTQGDEDQDKPQDGGPDVGLGTLHFSLEYNSEKKAFVVHIKEAHGLTPTDEQSLTSDPYIKLTLLPEKKHRVKTRVLRKTLDPVFDETFSFYGIPMVRVQELSLHFMVLSFDRFSRDEVIGEMLIPLAGIDLMEGRVLMSREIIKKNVKRSAGRGELLLSLCYQSTTSTLTVVVLKARHLLKTDNHRPSDPYVKVNLFKGKKRVSKKKTHVKKCSPNPVFNELFVFDMASQEGLKETSVELLLMDSESPPTRRGDSSRSSPNPILGRLILGTAAAGTPGEHWREICDHPRRQIAKWHILSED, encoded by the exons ATGGCTCCAATGGTGACGAAAGAAATGCAGTTCG AGGTGCCGGTGAGTGTTGCCGTGGTGAGTGTGTTTGGCCTAGTGTCCTGCGTCTCCATCTTCGCATGGATCTGCTGCCAACGTAAGAACACCAAGTCCCAGGAGACAACACCCTACAAGTTCATGCACATGCTCAAAGGCAGTGACATCTACCCAGAGAGCCTCAGCGACAAGAAGTTAGACAGCAAGACCGACGTGAACGGAAACTGTAATGTCAACAGCAACAatggtaaacaacaacaacaacaacaacaacaagtggCCTCCAGCCCAGCAGGGGGCAGAACGGCCCTCCACCTCGACCTGGAAAAACAAGACCTGAACGATAACTTCACCATCACCACCAAACCTCCACACCCCAACGTCCAGATCCACACCAAGGTCCGCAGCTCCCCAGACTTGGATCTTCCCTCGCCCCACCCAGGGTTCACCCAACCTGGGGTTAGAGACCTGGCCCTGGTCTCCCCCACCAGCGGCAGTCTCTCCAGCCAGGccaccacccacacccacacccacacccaagGGGACGAGGACCAGGACAAACCCCAGGACGGAGGCCCCGATGTCGGCCTTGGGACCCTCCACTTCTCCCTGGAGTACAACTCAGAGAAGAAGGCCTTTGTGGTTCACATTAAAGAGGCCCACGGGCTGACTCCGACCGACGAGCAGTCCCTGACTTCTGACCCCTACATCAAGCTGACCCTGCTGCCTGAGAAGAAGCACCGGGTCAAGACCCGCGTCCTGAGGAAGACTCTGGACCCGGTGTTCGACGAGACCTTCAGCTTCTATGGGATCCCAATGGTCCGCGTGCAGGAGCTGTCGCTCCACTTCATGGTGCTCAGCTTCGATAGGTTCTCCCGTGATGAGGTTATCGGCGAGATGCTCATCCCATTGGCCGGGATCGACCTGATGGAGGGGCGTGTCCTGATGAGCCGCGAGATCATCAAGAAGAATGTCAAG AGGAGTGCAGGTCGAGGGGAGCTGCTGTTGTCTCTCTGTTACCAGTCTACCACCAGTACTCTAACAGTCGTGGTGCTGAAGGCTCGCCACCTGCTAAAGACCGACAACCACAGGCCCTCAG acCCATATGTGAAAGTCAACCTCTTCAAAGGGAAGAAGCGTGTCAGTAAAAAGAAGACCCATGTGAAAAAGTGTTCCCCCAACCCTGTGTTCAACGAGCTGTTTGTGTTCGACATGGCCTCCCAGGAGGGGCTGAAGGAGACCAGCGTAGAGCTCCTGCTCATGGACTCTGAGTCTCCACCAACCAGGCGGGGGGACTCCTCCCGCTCCTCCCCCAATCCCATCTTGGGGCGCCTGATCCTGGGTACGGCTGCTGCCGGTACCCCTGGGGAGCACTGGAGGGAGATCTGCGACCACCCGCGCCGGCAGATTGCCAAGTGGCACATCCTGTCCGAAGACTAG